A single window of Fervidicoccus fontis Kam940 DNA harbors:
- a CDS encoding 2-oxoacid:acceptor oxidoreductase family protein, with protein MLQEIIFYGRGGQGAVTSSELLAAAASYENFYSQAFAFYGAERRGAPVMAFSRISDSVIYKHGMFFEVDSLVVLDRAVLPKLKDIKIRKNGNLLINASLINLNDLKKYLNFIENVKVYTVDANAIAKNEGLVMAGWPLVNTSILGAFIKILGIIKLDSLLNAIDENFEGQIAEKNKKAVKVAYESLKEMGEIKNE; from the coding sequence TTGTTGCAAGAAATTATATTTTATGGAAGAGGAGGGCAAGGAGCAGTTACATCTTCTGAACTTTTAGCGGCTGCAGCATCATATGAAAACTTCTATTCTCAAGCCTTTGCATTTTACGGAGCGGAAAGAAGAGGAGCTCCAGTAATGGCTTTCAGCAGGATAAGCGATAGTGTAATATACAAACATGGAATGTTTTTTGAAGTGGATAGTCTAGTAGTTTTAGATAGAGCTGTTTTGCCAAAGCTAAAAGATATTAAAATTAGGAAAAATGGAAATCTGTTAATTAATGCTTCATTAATCAATCTAAATGACCTAAAAAAATACTTGAACTTTATAGAAAATGTTAAAGTTTATACTGTTGATGCCAATGCTATAGCAAAAAATGAGGGCTTAGTAATGGCAGGGTGGCCTCTAGTAAATACAAGCATATTGGGAGCTTTCATAAAAATCCTCGGAATAATAAAACTAGATTCTCTATTAAATGCAATAGATGAAAACTTCGAAGGTCAGATTGCGGAAAAGAATAAAAAAGCGGTAAAAGTTGCTTATGAAAGCTTAAAGGAAATGGGTGAAATAAAAAATGAGTAA
- the hisS gene encoding histidine--tRNA ligase, whose translation MSSKPEVPRGFRDFPPEVMELRLKVINTVRNIFEINDFPPMDTPSIEYWETLAGKYGPEAENKLIWRFKDPFSEKEYALRYDLTVPLARYVASHPELQLPFKRHQISYVWRHEEPQRGRYREFLQADIDTVGSKFVESDAEIINTMSLVLEELGLDDFIVKINHRKILYIIFEKRLGSNVTSVLRAIDKLDKIGIDGVILELQKIGLDESSINWIINLISNRDSIDNLENIKKNLVEFDFSLEDPLNELIEFREFLAHRKHIVFDLSLVRGLDYYTGIIFEISLEKGSPGSIAGGGRYDNLIKMFKGSDLPATGGSLGIERIFDVLEERNITSKFKKKNKVFIITLNEDSYKYAWNFSYELRTRGIKTEIDLMRRNVDKQKKKGASENILFHVYIGKKEKEGRYITIVERDTGKRLELPYDKAIDYILIQLKER comes from the coding sequence ATGAGTTCAAAACCTGAAGTTCCTAGAGGGTTCAGAGACTTTCCGCCAGAGGTTATGGAACTAAGATTAAAAGTTATAAATACAGTAAGAAATATTTTTGAAATTAATGATTTTCCGCCAATGGATACTCCTTCAATTGAATATTGGGAAACCTTGGCTGGAAAGTATGGTCCAGAAGCTGAAAACAAGCTAATTTGGAGATTTAAGGATCCTTTTAGTGAAAAAGAGTATGCTTTAAGATACGACTTAACTGTACCATTAGCTAGGTATGTAGCATCACATCCTGAGCTTCAGCTACCTTTTAAAAGGCACCAAATTAGCTATGTATGGAGACATGAAGAACCACAGAGAGGAAGATATAGAGAATTCCTTCAGGCAGATATCGATACAGTAGGTTCAAAATTTGTAGAATCTGATGCCGAAATAATAAATACAATGAGTTTAGTTCTAGAAGAGCTTGGCTTAGACGACTTTATAGTTAAGATTAACCATAGAAAAATCCTTTATATAATATTCGAAAAAAGACTTGGAAGTAACGTGACGTCAGTTTTGAGAGCTATTGATAAACTAGATAAAATAGGAATTGATGGAGTTATATTAGAATTGCAGAAAATTGGGTTGGACGAATCCAGTATAAATTGGATTATAAATCTCATAAGCAACAGAGATTCGATAGATAACTTAGAAAACATAAAAAAGAATCTCGTCGAATTCGATTTTTCGCTCGAAGATCCATTAAATGAGCTAATAGAATTTAGAGAGTTTTTGGCTCATAGAAAACATATAGTGTTCGATTTAAGTCTTGTAAGAGGGTTGGATTATTACACTGGCATTATATTTGAAATTTCTCTGGAAAAGGGAAGTCCTGGTTCGATAGCAGGAGGAGGCAGATATGACAATCTTATTAAGATGTTTAAAGGAAGCGATCTTCCAGCTACAGGGGGTAGTCTGGGCATAGAAAGAATTTTTGATGTACTTGAAGAAAGAAATATAACGAGTAAATTTAAGAAGAAAAATAAGGTTTTTATTATCACTTTAAATGAAGATAGCTATAAATACGCATGGAACTTTTCATATGAGCTAAGAACAAGAGGTATTAAAACTGAAATTGATTTAATGAGAAGGAATGTTGATAAACAGAAGAAGAAAGGTGCTTCTGAAAATATTTTATTCCATGTATATATAGGCAAGAAAGAAAAAGAAGGAAGATACATAACCATTGTAGAAAGAGATACAGGTAAAAGGCTAGAGCTTCCTTATGATAAGGCAATTGATTACATATTGATTCAATTAAAAGAGAGGTAA
- a CDS encoding nucleotidyltransferase domain-containing protein has product MFIDHDLIIDKYGTIYQVMGYYHPIGIIYAFKKYKLSAFPSIWGSEPNFYMRIFREYSPEIAHKGFKTIYDPNLKTFLPYVNFIDIKFHIDPGKSIERLLRKTRDSLEKTALELILKLEENGIKLDSIGIGGSIALGIHNPNVSDIDVIIYDSKSLKVIEQSNIIEPYKNNELENWFIKNSVRLSVPVKYIYDSYEPKRRGKYKGYDVSLIPVNRNMPKGIFKVDGKYAGIFDFIAESAKISELSYFYPHVVDLTIKKVIKGSKSIEGKNCKLIVYESLFFNILKKFNLFKIRAKTYISKKENITAIVGIREAHTYIYKLK; this is encoded by the coding sequence ATGTTTATAGACCATGACCTAATAATCGATAAGTATGGAACTATTTATCAAGTAATGGGCTACTATCATCCGATAGGAATCATTTATGCGTTTAAAAAATACAAATTAAGTGCATTTCCTTCAATATGGGGAAGTGAACCAAATTTCTATATGAGAATATTTAGGGAATATTCCCCGGAAATCGCACATAAAGGGTTTAAAACTATATACGATCCGAACCTTAAGACATTCCTTCCGTATGTAAACTTTATTGATATAAAATTTCATATTGATCCGGGTAAGAGCATCGAAAGGTTATTGAGAAAAACCAGAGATAGCTTAGAAAAAACTGCTTTAGAATTAATATTAAAACTTGAAGAAAATGGAATAAAATTAGATTCTATAGGCATAGGAGGAAGCATAGCACTTGGTATTCACAACCCAAATGTAAGTGATATAGATGTAATTATATATGATTCTAAAAGTCTCAAAGTCATTGAACAATCCAATATTATAGAACCTTATAAAAATAATGAGCTTGAAAATTGGTTTATAAAAAATTCAGTTCGTTTGTCAGTACCTGTTAAATATATTTATGATTCATATGAACCGAAAAGAAGGGGAAAATATAAAGGATATGATGTTTCTTTAATACCGGTCAATAGAAATATGCCGAAAGGTATCTTTAAAGTTGATGGAAAATATGCAGGAATTTTTGATTTTATCGCAGAATCTGCCAAAATAAGTGAACTAAGTTATTTTTATCCTCATGTAGTCGACTTAACAATAAAGAAAGTTATAAAGGGAAGTAAAAGTATTGAAGGAAAAAATTGCAAGCTAATAGTCTATGAATCATTATTCTTCAACATTCTAAAAAAATTCAATCTATTTAAAATAAGAGCAAAAACATATATAAGCAAAAAAGAAAATATAACTGCAATTGTTGGAATCAGAGAAGCTCATACATATATATATAAATTAAAATGA
- a CDS encoding AIR synthase family protein, with the protein MNGLSLFKLGKLPNDIFDRIIYPNIGLLRDNVMVRPKHGVDVGVFDIGEYSIIVKTDPVFVVPEYGWEKSAWFAVHILASDVSTSGNPAQYMAIDLNLPKKITKEQFSVLWSKISDECKKLGISIVAGHTGIYDGTDYPMIGGATVLSVAKKGNYVTTEMAEEGDLILMTKGPAIEAVGILSTMYPEIVEKEGGNELRRKGESFFYKMSVVEDALSLSSLGLRTAITSMHDATEYGVWGALHDISRASNSLVEIQEESLFIDDDVEKILRIFEEKTKIPIDPYASISEGTLIATVKKEYADQAIDVLSRKGIKAGIIGRIREKGKRGVYIKGKNTIKELKFPEEDPFWKVFFALNKK; encoded by the coding sequence GTGAACGGGTTGAGTTTATTTAAATTAGGAAAGCTACCAAACGATATATTTGATAGAATTATCTATCCAAATATAGGTCTACTCAGAGATAATGTTATGGTAAGGCCCAAGCATGGAGTTGATGTTGGAGTTTTCGACATTGGCGAATATTCAATCATCGTAAAGACAGATCCGGTTTTTGTTGTACCAGAATACGGATGGGAAAAAAGCGCATGGTTTGCAGTTCATATACTTGCCAGCGATGTTTCAACAAGCGGGAATCCCGCACAATATATGGCAATAGACCTTAATTTGCCTAAAAAAATTACAAAAGAGCAATTTTCGGTATTATGGAGCAAAATTAGTGATGAATGTAAAAAGCTTGGCATTTCAATTGTAGCCGGTCATACTGGAATATATGATGGTACAGATTATCCTATGATAGGTGGCGCAACAGTACTTTCAGTAGCAAAAAAAGGTAATTATGTCACCACAGAAATGGCTGAAGAAGGAGATTTGATCCTAATGACAAAGGGACCTGCTATAGAAGCAGTAGGGATACTTTCTACTATGTATCCGGAAATTGTTGAAAAAGAAGGAGGAAATGAGCTGAGAAGAAAAGGAGAGAGTTTTTTCTATAAAATGAGCGTTGTAGAAGACGCACTAAGTTTGTCATCATTAGGTTTAAGAACTGCTATAACTAGCATGCATGACGCTACCGAATATGGAGTATGGGGTGCACTACACGATATATCAAGAGCTAGCAATTCTTTAGTAGAAATTCAGGAAGAATCTCTTTTTATTGATGATGATGTTGAAAAAATATTGAGAATTTTCGAAGAAAAAACCAAAATCCCAATAGACCCATATGCTTCAATAAGCGAAGGCACATTGATTGCTACCGTTAAGAAAGAATATGCTGATCAAGCTATTGATGTTCTTTCTAGAAAAGGAATTAAAGCAGGTATAATTGGAAGAATTAGAGAGAAAGGAAAAAGAGGGGTATATATAAAAGGTAAAAATACTATTAAAGAATTAAAATTTCCAGAGGAGGATCCCTTTTGGAAAGTATTTTTTGCTTTAAATAAAAAATAA
- a CDS encoding pyruvate ferredoxin oxidoreductase — protein sequence MSSKNINKKVLSGNHSVAYGVKLSKASVISAYPITPQTAIIEKLSEFVERGELKARIIKVESEHSALAATFGAALGGARAFTATSSHGLLYMHEWLHWVSRSRIPVVMAIVTRTIGLPWNIWPDHSDYMDQRDTGWIMTFGMDNQEVLDLTLQAFKLSEDPDIYLPVIVGLEGFVLGGTYMPVILPDEREAEDFVGERAQPYTIDPKNPIAIGNMTLPEGTEEMFMDMQKSMMNVYKKAKEIDSEYGKIFGRSYGGLTACYKCEDAKYMMVTMGAWSGDAIEAVNVLRSEGYPVGLLRVRYFRPMPTEDYKKYLFNSKMTIVFDRSISYGSTGSIYQDVISSLHLASSKINVVHNVIAGIGGVDMTLKDFYEIFRSFLKQYESGDESNKVVWYHKGVMNNFSFE from the coding sequence ATGAGTTCTAAAAATATCAATAAAAAAGTTTTAAGTGGAAATCATTCAGTTGCTTATGGAGTTAAATTATCAAAAGCTTCTGTCATATCGGCCTATCCCATTACACCTCAAACAGCAATAATTGAAAAACTATCTGAATTTGTAGAAAGAGGGGAATTAAAAGCGAGAATAATAAAAGTTGAGTCTGAGCACAGTGCTCTTGCAGCAACGTTTGGAGCAGCATTAGGAGGTGCAAGAGCTTTTACTGCAACTTCAAGCCATGGATTGCTTTATATGCACGAATGGTTGCACTGGGTATCAAGAAGCAGAATACCTGTAGTAATGGCAATAGTAACAAGAACAATTGGACTTCCTTGGAATATTTGGCCTGATCATTCCGACTACATGGATCAAAGAGATACAGGATGGATAATGACATTTGGAATGGATAATCAGGAAGTTTTAGACTTGACTTTGCAGGCATTTAAACTTAGCGAAGATCCAGATATATATCTTCCTGTTATAGTTGGATTAGAAGGATTTGTACTAGGAGGAACTTATATGCCTGTAATATTGCCAGACGAGAGAGAAGCTGAAGATTTTGTGGGAGAAAGAGCTCAGCCGTACACTATTGATCCTAAAAACCCAATAGCTATTGGAAACATGACTCTTCCTGAAGGTACTGAAGAAATGTTTATGGATATGCAGAAATCGATGATGAACGTATATAAGAAAGCTAAAGAAATTGATTCAGAATATGGAAAGATTTTTGGGAGAAGCTATGGCGGACTTACCGCCTGTTATAAATGTGAGGATGCAAAATATATGATGGTAACTATGGGTGCTTGGAGCGGAGATGCTATTGAAGCAGTTAATGTCTTGAGAAGTGAAGGTTATCCTGTTGGATTGTTAAGGGTAAGGTACTTCAGACCGATGCCAACAGAGGACTATAAAAAGTATCTATTTAATTCAAAAATGACTATTGTATTCGATAGAAGCATCAGTTATGGAAGTACTGGCTCAATATATCAAGATGTCATAAGTAGTTTGCATTTAGCTTCTAGCAAAATTAATGTTGTACATAATGTTATTGCCGGAATAGGAGGAGTCGATATGACATTAAAAGACTTTTACGAAATTTTCAGGTCATTTTTGAAGCAATATGAATCAGGTGATGAATCGAATAAAGTTGTATGGTATCATAAAGGGGTGATGAACAATTTCAGCTTCGAATAA
- a CDS encoding FeoA family protein — translation MKRLIDVREGEKVKIVRIDAGEEAVKKLLRLGIIPGTEVEVIKNNYGPLLVKIRDLNIAIGRGISQKILVEETQ, via the coding sequence ATGAAGAGGTTAATAGATGTAAGAGAAGGAGAAAAAGTAAAAATTGTTAGAATTGATGCTGGCGAAGAAGCTGTAAAAAAACTTTTGAGATTGGGAATTATTCCAGGAACCGAGGTTGAAGTTATAAAAAACAATTATGGTCCTTTGCTTGTAAAAATAAGAGATTTAAATATTGCAATCGGTAGGGGGATTTCTCAAAAAATATTGGTTGAAGAAACGCAATGA
- a CDS encoding 3-methyl-2-oxobutanoate dehydrogenase subunit beta, producing MREHVLPGDAACPGCPIPIGLKTVAAAFNGNAVLVIPACCTSVVVGTYPYSSLKMNIVHTPFASSASVASGLREALKQRGLEDTQVIVWAGDGGTADIGMASLSGAAERNEDIIYIMYDNEAYMNTGIQRSSSTPIKAWTTTTPVYGKSEPKKDVARIMIAHNVPYVATASIAYPQDLYQKLKKAQEIRGFRFIQLHSPCPVGWRFDASKTVEVARLAVETGMWILYEYFDNKLRVSGPSMPVIKEGKIKPIEDYIKIQRRFSNINGEGILEIQRMRDNNIEWIKKLL from the coding sequence ATGAGAGAGCATGTTCTTCCAGGAGATGCAGCTTGCCCTGGATGTCCAATACCCATCGGACTAAAGACTGTTGCTGCAGCATTTAACGGTAATGCTGTCTTGGTTATCCCTGCATGTTGCACATCAGTTGTCGTTGGAACATATCCATATAGCAGTTTAAAAATGAATATTGTTCATACACCATTTGCCAGTTCAGCAAGCGTAGCCAGCGGTTTGAGAGAAGCCCTAAAACAAAGAGGCTTAGAGGATACACAAGTTATAGTTTGGGCTGGAGATGGTGGTACTGCAGACATTGGTATGGCATCACTAAGTGGGGCTGCAGAAAGAAACGAAGACATAATATATATAATGTATGATAATGAAGCATATATGAATACAGGAATACAAAGAAGCAGTTCTACACCAATAAAGGCTTGGACAACTACAACTCCCGTATATGGAAAGAGCGAACCTAAAAAAGATGTAGCAAGAATAATGATTGCTCATAATGTTCCATATGTCGCTACTGCAAGCATTGCATATCCGCAAGATCTTTATCAAAAACTTAAAAAAGCTCAAGAAATTAGAGGATTTAGATTTATTCAGTTACATTCTCCTTGTCCTGTAGGATGGAGATTTGATGCATCGAAAACCGTAGAAGTAGCAAGACTGGCTGTAGAGACTGGCATGTGGATACTCTATGAGTACTTTGATAACAAGTTGAGAGTTTCAGGTCCTAGCATGCCTGTAATAAAAGAAGGAAAAATTAAACCTATTGAAGATTATATTAAAATCCAAAGAAGATTTAGCAATATAAACGGAGAAGGGATTTTAGAAATCCAAAGGATGAGAGATAATAACATTGAATGGATTAAAAAATTATTATAA
- a CDS encoding flippase-like domain-containing protein encodes MEKVKNNIIWVVAVSSIFVVVAIYTILIKMFRLNFIYLILEDPTGFLLSTLLIFIAETMKIFRLRFIFNKLKVKVSLKTLFLSRFMGDFMGLITVSNIGSEPTRIATIVSLEGIPIQIAISSGLLETFYDSIILTAIAFVGSIVFFPTSILVLISTLITISLWLFIFLGFVLKENILVKIVGKLFKKRLTPKIFGIFLEKYKDFRDLVKKGISSEINKGAILYTIFIIIIYVFSFLVLDPSYDLSLINVINGLFAYSMSYSVQLYPTPGGSGFFEYALIISTGVANAMIWRLSYIFVSIIPAAFSMVFFVKLRSIFKENFKRSLEYV; translated from the coding sequence TTGGAAAAAGTAAAAAACAACATAATTTGGGTAGTTGCTGTTTCCAGCATCTTTGTCGTTGTAGCGATTTATACTATTTTGATAAAAATGTTTCGCTTAAATTTTATTTATCTAATTTTAGAAGATCCTACAGGTTTTCTCCTTTCTACATTACTAATATTTATCGCAGAAACAATGAAGATCTTTAGGCTAAGGTTTATATTTAATAAATTAAAGGTGAAAGTTTCACTAAAAACACTTTTTCTTTCGAGATTTATGGGGGACTTTATGGGATTGATAACTGTATCTAATATAGGTTCTGAACCGACTAGAATTGCCACGATTGTTTCATTAGAAGGTATTCCGATACAGATAGCAATTTCATCTGGATTGCTGGAAACTTTTTATGACTCAATAATTTTAACTGCGATTGCATTTGTGGGCTCTATTGTCTTTTTTCCAACATCAATTTTAGTCTTAATTTCAACACTTATTACAATTTCCTTGTGGTTGTTTATATTTTTAGGTTTTGTTTTAAAAGAAAATATTCTTGTAAAAATTGTTGGGAAACTTTTCAAAAAAAGATTGACTCCAAAAATATTTGGCATATTTTTAGAAAAATATAAAGATTTTAGAGATTTGGTTAAAAAGGGAATAAGCAGTGAGATTAACAAAGGAGCAATATTATATACAATTTTTATTATTATTATATATGTATTTAGCTTTTTAGTTCTAGATCCAAGTTATGATTTAAGCTTAATAAACGTTATTAATGGATTATTTGCATACTCTATGAGTTACTCGGTACAATTGTATCCCACACCTGGAGGAAGCGGTTTTTTTGAATATGCACTGATAATTTCTACTGGAGTTGCAAACGCGATGATTTGGAGGCTTTCCTATATCTTTGTTTCTATAATACCTGCAGCTTTTTCAATGGTGTTTTTCGTCAAGCTAAGAAGTATATTTAAAGAGAATTTTAAAAGATCTCTTGAGTATGTATGA
- the map gene encoding type II methionyl aminopeptidase, whose amino-acid sequence MEEEEIQSYINAGKISIEAKKYARSIAKPGMTFFELAEKIEGKIQELGGKLAFPCNLSFGHVAAHYSPLLDSEDIIPENGILKIDLGVHVNGFIADTAFSIDFSGENENLLMASKEALERAIDIIRPGIKISEISEIIEKTIISYEAKPIRNLTGHELQNYKLHSGLVIPNTKNLLVSGRLKPNIAIAIEPFATNGAGVVIDSNFTAIYSLNLKSPHETKKLEPTLRDFYRYIFDEFKELPFNERYFKNYIDKNTFRKNIATLVSKKLAIGYPMLIESGNGEVAQFEESILILEKEVIPYTKEKRY is encoded by the coding sequence ATGGAGGAAGAAGAGATTCAATCATATATTAATGCGGGAAAAATTTCCATAGAAGCGAAAAAATATGCGAGAAGCATAGCTAAGCCGGGGATGACTTTTTTCGAACTTGCAGAAAAGATTGAAGGAAAAATCCAAGAGCTAGGAGGAAAATTAGCTTTTCCCTGTAATCTTAGCTTTGGTCATGTAGCGGCGCATTATTCTCCTCTTTTAGATTCTGAAGATATAATACCGGAAAATGGAATATTGAAAATAGACCTTGGTGTGCATGTAAATGGATTTATTGCCGATACTGCTTTTAGCATAGATTTTTCAGGTGAAAATGAAAATCTCCTAATGGCTTCAAAAGAAGCATTAGAGAGGGCAATTGATATTATAAGACCGGGAATAAAGATATCTGAAATAAGTGAGATAATAGAAAAAACAATAATAAGTTATGAAGCAAAGCCTATAAGGAACTTAACTGGTCATGAATTGCAAAATTATAAATTGCACAGTGGTCTTGTTATTCCAAATACAAAAAATTTACTTGTAAGCGGAAGATTAAAGCCGAATATTGCAATAGCAATTGAACCTTTTGCTACGAATGGTGCAGGAGTAGTTATAGATAGTAACTTCACTGCTATTTATTCATTAAATTTAAAATCACCTCATGAAACGAAAAAGCTAGAACCTACCCTAAGAGATTTTTATAGATATATATTTGATGAATTTAAGGAGCTTCCATTTAATGAAAGATACTTTAAAAATTACATTGATAAAAATACCTTCAGAAAAAATATAGCAACACTAGTTTCAAAGAAGTTAGCTATCGGATATCCAATGCTGATTGAGTCTGGAAATGGGGAAGTTGCCCAATTTGAAGAAAGCATTCTAATTTTGGAAAAGGAGGTAATACCATATACAAAAGAAAAAAGATATTAA
- a CDS encoding S16 family serine protease — MNFFEKAFGIVILLFISLNSSILIPNASSIETFNYNYLTKVSLPALAVTSSNTGVVTNLTVTVAYPGTGEVYFSADPATEIDTQSAARIAVLVATSILGIDYKKYDYFISIKSPSYIVGGPSAGAIMTIGIISALLNLTPNTNVAMTGMINPDGTIGPVGGIPEKLQAAAEAGYKIFLIPVGQEIVTEEKTVEQSTPFGTIIRYVPQQINVTELGEKLGVKVIEVSTIQQAMTYFFNNVTLQPGYFGFNLTFPPEVVQYFYNWKAQLEQIYNITMKQVTDLLKSGVYSSNLISYVNQYINTSTSLYSNAQILWSNKQYYSALSNIYQSDIILDGLYIILTTSTNQTNIFTYITQINQTYNSLLSEIKKVNITTITGMEGYIASLDRLNTANQSLNAAASSVVSYYNPSQMTYVYTLQDPFDLAIANMSVISARNWLSLSNVSSEPITSSTLYYVADYYTQYAKSVYTYYQSLANDVGVSTDLDLISNECNNALNYFYSGDYPAAIYYSIEVIATSTKDIHVIFDTDMLEYIIAEINNAANILNNSSYKSLISIAYLQQVQNLLSQYNQTKDSSYLTSAISLAVESSIYASLFSMLSGINMSNITIQTQPQTLSTTGSQTSSSTMSTTMIPNAYIILIIVIVIIVFVIAGAYALNKKKEKEPSST; from the coding sequence TTGAATTTTTTTGAAAAAGCTTTCGGGATCGTGATTCTTTTATTTATTTCTCTTAACTCCAGCATTTTAATTCCCAACGCAAGCTCTATAGAAACGTTTAATTATAATTATTTAACTAAAGTGTCACTGCCAGCATTAGCAGTAACTTCTAGCAATACTGGAGTAGTCACAAATCTAACTGTAACTGTGGCATACCCTGGAACAGGAGAAGTATACTTTTCCGCAGATCCTGCGACTGAAATAGACACACAATCTGCAGCAAGGATCGCTGTTCTCGTGGCAACAAGCATTTTGGGAATTGACTATAAAAAATATGATTACTTCATTTCAATAAAATCTCCCAGCTATATTGTAGGAGGACCTAGTGCAGGTGCTATTATGACGATTGGAATAATATCGGCTTTATTAAATCTTACTCCTAATACCAATGTTGCAATGACGGGAATGATAAACCCTGATGGGACAATTGGTCCAGTAGGCGGTATACCAGAAAAATTACAAGCTGCAGCGGAGGCTGGATACAAGATCTTTTTGATTCCAGTAGGGCAGGAAATTGTAACTGAGGAAAAGACCGTAGAGCAATCAACTCCTTTTGGGACGATAATAAGATATGTGCCTCAGCAAATTAATGTTACAGAACTAGGCGAGAAACTTGGTGTAAAGGTTATAGAAGTATCAACTATACAACAGGCTATGACTTATTTCTTTAACAATGTTACTTTACAACCAGGATATTTTGGCTTTAATTTAACTTTCCCTCCAGAAGTTGTCCAATATTTTTATAATTGGAAAGCTCAACTTGAGCAAATTTACAATATAACGATGAAACAGGTGACCGATTTATTAAAAAGCGGAGTTTATTCTAGCAATTTGATAAGTTATGTAAATCAGTACATAAATACTAGCACATCTCTTTATAGCAACGCTCAAATACTTTGGAGCAATAAACAATACTATAGTGCACTTTCTAATATATATCAGAGTGACATAATCTTAGATGGGCTTTATATTATTCTCACTACTTCTACAAATCAGACGAACATTTTTACTTATATTACCCAGATAAATCAAACGTATAATTCACTCCTTTCTGAAATTAAAAAAGTGAATATTACTACAATTACTGGAATGGAAGGCTATATCGCATCGCTTGATAGATTAAACACTGCTAATCAATCTCTTAATGCAGCTGCTAGTTCGGTAGTTTCTTACTATAATCCATCTCAAATGACCTATGTGTATACTTTGCAAGATCCTTTTGATTTAGCAATTGCAAATATGAGTGTAATTTCAGCGAGGAATTGGTTAAGTCTTTCAAATGTATCATCTGAACCTATTACTTCTTCAACTTTATATTATGTTGCTGACTATTATACTCAATATGCAAAATCGGTATATACATACTATCAAAGCTTAGCTAATGATGTTGGTGTATCTACCGATCTTGATTTAATTTCTAACGAGTGCAATAATGCTTTGAACTACTTTTATAGTGGCGACTATCCAGCTGCGATCTACTACAGTATAGAAGTAATTGCCACTAGCACTAAAGATATTCATGTGATTTTTGATACCGATATGTTAGAATATATAATTGCAGAAATTAATAACGCAGCTAATATATTAAATAATTCTTCATACAAAAGCTTGATCTCAATTGCATATTTACAACAAGTTCAAAATCTGCTTTCCCAATATAATCAAACCAAGGACTCTTCTTACCTTACTAGTGCAATATCTCTGGCCGTAGAAAGTTCTATTTATGCATCCTTATTCTCAATGCTAAGCGGAATTAACATGTCGAACATAACAATTCAAACACAACCACAAACTTTAAGTACAACAGGCTCTCAAACTAGTTCTTCAACGATGTCAACTACTATGATTCCAAATGCATATATCATTTTGATTATTGTTATTGTGATTATCGTGTTTGTCATTGCTGGAGCATATGCTCTAAATAAAAAGAAAGAAAAAGAACCATCTTCTACTTAA
- a CDS encoding 4Fe-4S binding protein has protein sequence MSNLKIIPSKSKLPISYPKEGAAGKTGEWRTERPIVDIKKCTRCMLCETYCPVNAIRVEKDTGATINYEYCKGCGICMNVCPVKAITMVPEQSSEVLK, from the coding sequence ATGAGTAATTTAAAAATTATTCCTTCAAAGAGCAAATTGCCTATATCCTATCCAAAAGAGGGTGCAGCAGGGAAAACAGGCGAGTGGAGGACTGAAAGACCAATAGTTGATATCAAAAAATGCACAAGATGCATGCTTTGCGAAACTTATTGCCCTGTAAACGCTATTAGGGTCGAAAAAGACACAGGAGCGACAATAAATTACGAATATTGCAAGGGATGCGGAATCTGCATGAATGTCTGCCCAGTAAAAGCAATTACTATGGTTCCAGAACAATCTTCAGAGGTGTTAAAATGA